A stretch of Lactuca sativa cultivar Salinas chromosome 6, Lsat_Salinas_v11, whole genome shotgun sequence DNA encodes these proteins:
- the LOC111904499 gene encoding probable (S)-N-methylcoclaurine 3'-hydroxylase isozyme 2, translating to MIPEIGYKIFLTMNTLLLWWWEVDNELDKLARTLLTISVPTLLLLWYKWISYYRKHIQLLPPGPYGLPVVGYLPFLGSNLHESFAKTAHRYGSIFSLRLGSKLHVVVNSMELVKIVTRDLDHIMANRSPPLAALTMSYGGNDIAWSNSDTHWRNMRKILANQLLSHKNLKGCQSFRTYEVRRLVKEVDSKLGTKIDINEIAFNTQVNVVTSMLWGSSKSTGDGNDSSSIGDGFREVEFKIVQLSTASNISDFLPMLSRFDLQGRQREMQKLWEYVDRIFESIIQGRMEANSRKNEAEAEEGQRKDFVQVLLELKEQKDAAISLDIIKIKALLMDIVLAATDTTSTMVEWVMAEILKNPGVMKKVQDELTEVIGMNVVQESHLPKLTYLDAVIKETFRLHPPVPLLVQRCPDESCTVGGYTIPKGTIVYMNVWAIHRDPKNWTNPLEFKPERFLIDKWDYHGKNSKFLPFGSGRRICPGISLGEKMLVYILASLLHSFDWNLPEDEEFELSDEFGLVTKKRKPLIAIPSQRLSDASLYSF from the exons ATGATACCAGAAATTGGATACAAGATTTTTCTCACGATGAACACCTTGTTGTTATGGTGGTGGGAAGTTGACAATGAGCTAGACAAGCTCGCCCGCACACTTCTCACCATTTCAGTTCCGACACTACTACTTCTGTGGTACAAATGGATATCGTATTACAGAAAGCACATACAACTCTTACCACCCGGTCCCTACGGCTTACCAGTTGTAGGGTATCTCCCGTTTCTCGGCTCCAACTTGCATGAAAGTTTCGCTAAGACGGCTCACCGTTATGGCTCCATCTTCAGTCTCAGGCTCGGAAGCAAGCTTCATGTTGTGGTGAACTCCATGGAGCTCGTAAAGATCGTGACTCGTGACCTGGACCATATCATGGCAAACCGCAGTCCTCCATTAGCAGCGCTAACCATGAGTTATGGTGGGAACGATATTGCATGGTCCAACAGCGACACACACTGGCGTAACATGCGCAAGATTTTAGCAAACCAACTTCTCAGCCATAAAAATCTAAAAGGCTGTCAGAGTTTCCGAACATATGAAGTCAGAAGACTGGTGAAAGAAGTTGACAGTAAACTCGGGACAAAGATCGATATTAATGAAATTGCTTTTAACACTCAGGTTAACGTTGTGACAAGCATGTTATGGGGTTCTAGCAAATCAACTGGTGATGGGAACGATTCTAGCTCAATTGGAGATGGCTTCCGAGAAGTTGAGTTCAAAATTGTGCAGTTATCGACAGCTTCAAACATCTCTGATTTTCTACCTATGCTATCACGGTTCGATCTACAAGGAAGGCAGCGAGAAATGCAGAAGCTTTGGGAATACGTCGATCGGATATTTGAGAGCATTATCCAAGGAAGAATGGAAGCCAACTCCCGAAAAAATGAGGCAGAAGCTGAGGAAGGTCAAAGGAAGGATTTCGTTCAAGTATTACTCGAGCTTAAAGAGCAGAAAGATGCTGCAATATCATTAGACATCATTAAAATAAAGGCCCTACTAATG GACATAGTGCTCGCGGCTACAGACACAACATCTACAATGGTTGAATGGGTGATGGCAGAGATTTTGAAGAATCCAGGCGTAATGAAAAAAGTACAGGATGAATTAACGGAGGTTATTGGCATGAATGTTGTCCAAGAATCTCATCTGCCCAAATTAACATATTTGGATGCAGTCATCAAGGAGACATTCAGGCTACACCCTCCGGTTCCTCTGTTAGTCCAGAGATGCCCAGATGAATCCTGCACAGTTGGCGGATACACCATTCCAAAGGGTACTATCGTCTATATGAATGTTTGGGCAATCCATCGGGATCCCAAGAACTGGACCAATCCATTGGAGTTCAAGCCTGAGAGATTCTTGATCGACAAATGGGATTACCATGGAAAGAATTCCAAGTTTTTACCATTTGGATCAGGGAGAAGAATATGCCCAGGAATCTCACTTGGGGAGAAGATGTTGGTATATATATTAGCATCGCTGTTGCACTCATTTGATTGGAACTTACCAGAAGATGAAGAGTTTGAGCTTTCTGATGAGTTTGGACTTGTGACTAAGAAAAGGAAACCACTTATAGCCATACCCTCTCAAAGGTTATCTGATGCAAGCCTCTACTCTTTTTGA